The genomic window agttgcttctctccttgattagtttccacccattgcttcttgtcctgccctcaggtgccttggagaatagcttgactccctcttctttggggcagcccttgagatattggaagactcctatcatgtctcccctagtccttcttttcattaaactagtcatcCCCAGctgctgcaaccattcttcgtatgtgataacagaataacaaacttggaagggaccctgaaggtcttttagtccaaccccttgctcaagcagaagacgttataccatttcagacaaatgatgctccaatctcttgttaaaaacttccactgttggagcattcacaacttctggaggcaagcagtttcactggttacaatacaatagcagagttggaagggaccttggaggtcttctagcccaaccccctgcctaggcagggaacactacatcgttccagacaaatggctatccaacatcttcttaaagacttccagtgttggggcattcacaacttctggaggcaaattctgttccactgattaattgttctcactgtcaggaaatttctcctcggttctaagttgcttctctccttgattagtttccacccattgcttcttgttctgccctcaggtgctttggagaatagcttgactccctcttctttggggcaacccctgaaatattggaaggctgctatcatgtctcccctggtccttcttttcattaaactagacatattcccagttcctgcaaccgttcttcatgtgttttagcctccagtcccctcatcctctttgttgctcttctctgcgctctttctagagtctcaacatcttttctacatcgtggcgaccaaaactgagtgcagtaccttagaggtcatctagttcaaccctaggagccgaagtggcacagtggttagagtgctggactgcaggctacttcagctgactgcggttctgcagttcagcggttcaaatctcaccggctcagggttgactcagccttccatccttccgaggtgggtgaaatgaggacccggattgttcttgggggcgatatgctgactctgtaaaccgcttagagagggctgaaagccctgtgaagcggtatataagtctaactgctattgctattgctattcatgaactgaagaagcttctgggatgagaagtgaaacaagtTTAAGGAAAAACGAagacaaaaaaaagttttgaaaaagcaactttgggacaaccgtgacctgaatgactgagaatctcggCAGACATTTCTGACTGTGAGAAcgactaaccagtggaacagaagttgcctccagaggttgtgggggctccaccactggaggcttttaagaagagatcggacctccatttgtctgaaatggtctagggtctccctgcttgggcagggctgattggactagaacagtgtttctcaaccttggcaacttgaagatgtccggacttcaactcccagaattccccagccagcattcgctggctggggaattctgggagttgaagtccagacatcttcaagttgacaaggttgagaaacactgtcctaaccactgctggggaattctgggagttgaagtccagacatcttcaagttgacaaggttgagaaacactgtcctaaccactgctggggaattctgggagttgaagtccggacatcttcaagttgccaaggttgagaaacactggactagatgacctccagggtccctttcaactctgttattcagttgtTCTGTTCTGAGTCTGCCGGTGAAGGGAAGTGTTATGAGCTATCTATTCCACTGGTCCTTACCTTCAGGAAATTCCACCTACCTGCTCCATCATTTCAGCCCCTTTTCTGGTCTTTCCCTCCCAGACGAGCACAGAACTagcccccttctctcctccccttggCAACCATTTGGATAtccaaaaactgcctccccaccAAACTTCTCTTCAGCACCTAACATACCCAGGTCTTTTCCCTTGTCTTCAAAGGACCTGTTTCCAGGTCCTTCGCACTCCGGGTGACTTTCCCTGAACTCACTCCAGGTTGTTAGCTGTTAGTTTCTATCCCCTGCGGAGTCCGGTGTCCCATATTCTGAGTGCAACCTGGCCAAGAGAGAGCAGAATTATTACTACAATTATTCCATAGATCTGGAGTCTGTATTCCTCCTCATACATCCCTAAATAGCTTCTCGAAGCTCCACTGTACGGTAGGCTCGCCAAAGCTGGTTCAAACTCTTCTCCAGGTTTTCAGGGACAGTTTGGACACCAACAAAAAAGAAGCAACCGGAAGAtaattatttgtagctcagggttgaacggggggggggggggcggaggggttGAAGGGattcctgggtgctctctgaggttcTTTGGTTTCTGGAAATATCAGAAGGATATTTCCTGAATATCATCAATGGgagaagggagtggggcttgcaagtttgcaagtttaataacatttatatgatgtgctagattttaaagtaacatgattgtacttgtatactgttgcttttttaattctaatgTAAAAATAGGAAGTTGAATATATTgacagatagtagaaatacaccgaagggaggagcagagggaaagaagaaagaggggtagagagggtgggagagaggatcggaaggagagatggaagggagggagtgtattgggagaaaggagtgatagaggggggaggggaagtaggagaggggaatgttggaggggagaaaggaaagttggaggggggtgaaagaaagggtgtatggaaggttgaagtggtatattgggtttgtattttggggagtattgttgacaaggatggctgtggttattgctcaatgttatatggccccggttatgcacagtatacatgtgactgtatgaaatgaaaatgaaaaaaaaacatattgaaaacataacatttatatgccgcccaatcccgtaggactccgggcggctaaggAGGGTGGGAAGAGGATGAAGAGGAGGCAGCAGGAGGAGAACAATGACCGTGGAGcgtggttgtttccttgcagacgtttcactactcaattaggtaacatcgtcagtgctagaaggaagaggggtttgtggggagagggagggggaagaggcaagagggaggggaggagaaagggagagagggagaacagGTGAGAAGGAGGCAGGGGGGGGGTGAGGAGGACGCAAtaggtggggaggggggtaaagggggagggagaggtgagggggggggagggggaggaggtgaAAAGGCAGGGGGGGATTGTGGGGTCTCTGGTGGTCTCTGTGgctggttgttttcttccagatgttgagCAAAGCTACAGCATAGTAAACGGGTTCTCTGGCTGGATGTAGATTTTATTCCATTTTGAATGATAATTTTAGGGCTGCTTCCGCTGGTTGGGGTCTGCCCAGAATAACTTCAGGTGGATGAATTGGATGAAGCCAAAACAGCAGAGGAAgcccagacaccccccccccatcacccccaccccaatcccGGCCTCTTTCTGCCTGCCAGGCCCCACCCTgggatctcctggtggtctcccctCCCAGCCCTGCCTCGTTTCCTGGTCagccaaagtgtgtgtgtgggggggaggtatgtcaggcggaggggagggggctctccTGCACCGCCGCCTTCGCCTGTCAGCTGGACTACGTaaccctcccccagcccccctcccTGGCTGAgggtgatgggagttgtagtcccacaCCTCGTGGCTGGGTGAATGCCCCCCGCCGggcccccttcccccttccctcgcCGGACTCACCTCTCCGCCGCCTCCTCCTTCCCTCGCCGACCCGTCTCCCCCGGCGGCCCCACCGGCTGCGGCCCCGCTACGACCCCCCACCACTCACTCGCCTCGAACccggaagagagacagagagaggaagtaaACAGGAAAAGGCGGAGCCCCCTGACCATAGAGGCCTCCAGAGCGTCCCTTCCACCAGCCGGAGGCGGGATTTCCGGCGCGCGTGAGCTGCACCGCCCCGCCCCCCTCGGCTGAGCACGTGATCCTCAggtggggagaagaggagggcgagggaaggagggaggcagaggaagacagaggatggaaggagggagggagggagagagagagagagagagagggatatagatagatagatagatagatagatagatagatagatagatagatgattgatagatgatagagatagatagatagatatagagatggatgtagatagatgagagagagaatgatagattTACAGTAAATGAGAGATGAGATAGTGAGagagatgacagatgatagatagatagatagatagatagatagatagatagatagatagatagataagagagagagaatattataGGATACAGTAAATGAGAGATGTGATAGTgagagatgacagacagacagacagatagatatgtaagatagatagatagatagatagatagatagatagatagatagatagatagatagatagataaatagatagaagatagagagagagagatagggagatagatagatagatagatatagagatggatgtagatagatgagagagagagaatgatagattTACAGTAAATGAGAGATGAGATAGTGAGAGAGATgacagattatagatagatagatagatagatagatagatagatagatagatgatagataagagagaATATTATAGGATACAGTAAATGAGAGATGTGATAGTGAGAGATGGCAgacagatagatgtagatagatagatagatagatagatagatagatagatagatagatagatagatagatgatagatagattgagaaATGGGTgtggatagataaagagagagatatggatgtagatagagagatagatatagatggatgtagatagatagatatagagatggatgatagatagagatggatgtagatagaaagatggatgtagatagatagatagatagatagatagatagatagatagatagatagatagatagatagatgcaaagATAGTTACAGAAATATAGAAGGATGGACATAAAGGGATAGATAATAAAGCTAGATAAAGGATATATGAGATAAatagaatgaatgcatgaataaatggatgatatatagataatagaaagatgatagatggatgattgatatagatcaggggtagtcaacctttttatacctaccgcccacttttgtatctctgttagtaataaaccgcccaccggttccacagtaatggtgattttatgaaaacctaatgaaaatgtttttaaataatgctatgaacatttttttttaagtcaattaaatttaaaaaaaggaaagggcttCAGTAtgggacaaaacccctaccgcccaccatgaaagctggaacgcccactagtgggcggtagggaccaggttgactaccactgatatagatgatacatagacagacagacagtcatttgcattctttttagtgttgttgaggccacttggaggtttatctgtgtctatGGCCATCTGtatccaggtggcctcaatgactctctaaaaggatgcaaatgaccacctgtctgcaaggaatatcaatccttccattctccaccatccagtcagaacttaAGAAGCTTCTcgcatgagaagtgaaacatcttcaaagaaaaaactaaatccagctgcctcttgaaaaagcacctttgatacAATGGGGTGCCTTCCCCTTTACTGTCTTCTAGATGTTGATTAAGCCAGCATTACCACTGGCTTAATCAGAGAGGGAAACATGGGGGCTTATAATCCCCCAAAGTTGGACCATGTCAGGTTGCCAAAGCCCGATTTGTTTGCCTAGGGAAAACTACAGTGTGATACGTTTTCTCCCACTCCCTTCTTTCGCCTTATTGTATTGTAACAGaataagagctggaagggacctttggaggccttctagtccaacccacgcTCACGCAAGAAACACTATACCACTTCAGAAGGGAttcttccaatctcttctttaaaagctgGTGTTGTATCATATTGCCATTTATTTTGACAATTTGAATCCCTCAGATTTTAAACAGGatacttttcccccaaaaaacattTTACTTGGActtgattttttaattttattaattaaaattcaATCAAAATATAGAACATTAATCAGTACTGCATTATTAGCAAGACGGCCTTCGGATTTATTAATATTCCTAAAAAACCGAATCATGACAAATATGGAAGATATAAGATGGTTTCGGGCTTTGGGGGCATCAAGAGATTTAGAAGCGCAGCCtaaaagggaaaacatttctcTTGATATTTGCATatacttcctcctttttcttccaaaGCTCCAAGTTGCATGAGAGATATCCTAATTGTTTTCATTTATCTACAGATTTTAttctcaatatatttttacaGCAACCACAATATTGACTTATTCAATATCTTCTGGCCGGACAGGATGCGGTAACGGTATAATTGATTTCTTCTCTTTATCTCTTGATAGAGCTTTCCTCATgtctgttaaaagaaaaaagaaaaatggaataaaatatagattaGGAACATAACCTACAATTCAAAGCCCAGGCCAGCTGCAACGCCTCTCAAACCTCTAGAATGAGATTCCACCCCCAAATCCATCCTGATGATGTTCAGGACATGGTTACGGATAGTCGACTTACGATCacattgagctcaacatttttgttgttaagcgagacccttgttaagggggggggggtttgtcccattttatgacttttcctgccatggttgttaaatgaatcactgcagttaagtggatcagagggttgttaagtgaatccggcttccccattgacttcgcaaGAGAGGACATAGCATCCATCATCAGTACATACCAGTTGCCCAGATttctaattttgatcacattacgttaatgcagtgtttctcaaccttggggactttaagtcctgtggacttcaactcccagaatcccccagccagcacagattaacagattaacagagctggaaggtacctGGTAGaacatctagtccagtgtttctcaaccttggcaactttaagtcctgtggacttcaactcccagaatcccccagctggggaattctgggagttgaagtccacaggacttaaagttgccaaggttgagaaacactggactagtctaactcccccaccccaaagcaggagaccctaaaccatttccaacagatggaagtccagtctcttcttgaaagcctccagggatgaagctcccacaacttccaaaggcaacttctgttccatgggttgattgttcccattgtcaggaaattcctcctcatttccaggttgaatctctccttggtcagtttccatccattcttccttgcctggcctttgggtgctttggaaaatagctttatCTCCTCCTCTTTataacagcccctcaaatatcggaagactgctatcctgtcttccctggtccttctcttcactagactggtTATGATCAAAACTCAACTTCTAGAGTGAAATTGGATATTGCATGGTATTATCCATTTTCCACCAATTATGCAGTGGTGTGAcaagctcatttttttttctgtatctgTTCTACCCCTCATATGCCAATTGATGGTCTTTTTGGACATTTGGATTACAGATAAATGTGTACATATGGATTTCCCCCGTGCTAATTTAAATGTTTATAATTTTAACAATATTGCAATACAGTGCACAATATATacgtaaaaaatataaaatgttagaAATGTATAGTTTATTATAGTTTACAGTTTATTCTTATACTTTCACATAGCAAGTTCATTATTATTGTTCTTACTGTTAACCATTTTactattaatataatttatagaTGACAGGCTAACCATTGGTAAGTAGATTTAGTAGTTTAACAGTTTGAAATTCTTTTGGCTTGTTTCACAAGGAGCGGGAAGCTAAAATTGTTATATTAATCAGCATTCAATAAGGGAGGATGCCACTAGATGTTGGTTTCAGTTGGGGTTTCTTTAGGACACTTTTTTGGTTAATGTCCTTTTTGTTGTATTGTTTCTTTTGGATAagatggattgggggggggggggttaaaatgtCATCAGTTGGAATCTTTGTGCTCCCACAGGAGACCCACGCCCAgcgccactccccccccccaccaggaaTCCCATTGACCCtgatctagtgccaatttagctTTGACCATTACTCAACCGGATTCTTGTGTATAAGTATCAATAATAAACTCTTCAGTGCTTTAAACTCAGTGAGTCTTTCTGGTTCTTTACAACTGACGTTGTGTTGTCCCAAATACCCTcttactgcagtgtttctcaaacttggccacttgaagatgtccggacttcaactcccagaattccccagccagcgaatgctggctggggaattctgggagttgaagtccggacatcttcaagtagccaaggttgagaaacactgctctactgcTAAAAAGGCCGCACACTTACCGTAAGCATCTTCGTCGGGCTCCCCGCTGCTGGCCGAGTAGTATTCTAACACTGTTCGGTACACGCTGTAGCCCAGTTGCTTGTACATGTTGACTGCCACCTGATTTGAGACTCTCACAAAGAGGTCCACAAAAAATCCACCCTTTCTTCACCAAGAAAGAAAACGGAAAGGTAAGAAGAGAGCGAGAGCAACATTTAAGATTCTACGGCACTATTACGAAAAACTACAGAGGGCAAGAGGTACCTGTTTATGTGCATCAAGCCGttctctgagccgaggtggcgcagtggttaaatgcaccactgcaggctactttcagctgactgcagttctgcagttcaaatctcaccggctcagggttgactcagccttccagccttccgaggtgggtgaaatgaggacccggattgttgttgggggcaatatatgctgactctgtaaaccgcttagagagggctgaaagccctgtgaagtggtatataagtctaactgctattgctattgccattctCAAATAAGAATTGAGATGCTAAGTTATTCCCTAATTACAATACAACTAGATTAATGTTCTCAGCTATTTTGGCTTAATTATATTACCGTTCCAAAAAGAAATGCAAGGAAAAATTAAGGATATTCCAATTACATCATCGATCTCTATACATTTCAGATGAATATATCTCCTCTTATTACAATTAACTCTTATCTTGAAGGGGCTACTTTTCTTATTGCTATAAAATCCACTCATAAAGGCAAAGATGCACCAGCTCTATAATATTTAAAAGCACTTTTGGCTTACTGGATTATTTAAACTTGCTTTCTACATCcatgtagtttttttaaaaaaataaattgaaaacacCTAATCTGTAAGCTTATGCCGTCATCTATTTTTAAGGGTGACACAAAACTCACAAGTTacagcataaaaacaaaatagaGCTAGCCTTCGGAGTTTGTAATCTCTCTGTttgatagaataaaatagaacagaatagaacagtgtttctcaaccttggcaacttgaagatgtccgaacttcaactcccagaattccccagccagcattcgctggctggggaattctgggagtcgaagtccggacatcttcaagttgccaaggttgagaaatactggaatagaataacagagctggaagggaccttggaggtcttctagtccaacccactgcctaggcaggaaaccctagaggAATGTTCTTTCCCAATACTGAATACtgttaagtcctcaacttacaacagttcatatagtgacaatggcattgaaaaagtgacttatcacagtttttttcacacttaatcaCTGCATATCCCCATGCTCaggtgatcaatattcagattcttgacaattggtttgtatttatgatagtcccagtgctctgggggggggggtcatattttgcgaccttctgacaagcaaagtcaatggggaaggccagattcacttaatgacggtgttactgacttaacaagtgcagtgattcacttagccacGGTGGCAAGAAACGTTGTAAAACAGGGCAGAAACCACAACTGTTTTACTTAGCGaaagacattttgggctcaaggagagtcataaatcgaggactgttTGTATCAgtaattaggattttttttcactTAATCCCAGGGAACGCAGCCCATCCACCTGCTCACAGCCTCCGAAATCCGCCTCACCTTTCCGATATTTCCTCCAGCAGCTCCATCAGTTTAGCAGCCAGACCCAACCGGCGGAACTCGGGGGCCACCGAGAGGGCGGTGACGTGGCCGTGCCACTCTTCCCGGGCCACGGATCCTTCAGCTTTGCCCATGACTGCAAAGAAAATCGGCAGTGATCATCCAGCGCGAATGTTAGTTCAGGCATTCGTTTCAGCACAgggctgtccaaacttgggaacttttaagacttgtggacttctactcccagaattccccagccagcataatttactctcttgtaatcccttcctctgcaatctctcctctTAGATCGGAGACCCCCAAActtaggaactttaagacttgtggacttcaactccccaaattccccatccagcctgccacactttctattattctactgtgcaGAATTAGCTGAGctaatttactctcttgtaatcccttcctctgcaatctctcctctTAGATCGGAGAtccccaaacttgggaactttaagacgtgtggacttcaactcccagaattccccagccagcataatttactctcttgtaagcccttcctctgcaatctctcctctTGGATTGGAGaccccaaacttgggaacttttaagacttgtggacttcaactcccagaattctccagacagcataatttactctcttgtaagcccttcctctgcaatctctcctctTAGATAGGAGACCCCCAAActtaggaactttaagacttgtggacttcaactccccaaattccccatccagcctgccacactttctattattctattgtgcattttctattgtggggaaatgcgaGGGGGGATtttacggagttagatgatatgtagccataacaacattctttctagaaagccaaggtcatcttttgtctctgcacctgaccggaactggatgggtggaagctgctagCATGGCagagggagattggaccatgggatgggcttgagcatggaaatgttggtgcaccttatacaccaaatacagccatttttggcctcccgaagcctccccccccaatcccatttttgtgaaaaataggtgACAAAATGGGCTAAAACGGAGGCGTTTTTTCCTTCCTCCAATCCCCCAGGGGCATTCtggaggcttcagcagggctgggggaaggggaaaatagcaatagcagttagacttatataccgcttcatagggctttcagccctctctaagcggtttacagagtcggcatatcgcccccacagtctgggtcctcatttcacccacctcggaaggatggaaggctgagtcaaccctgagccggtgagatttgaacagccgaactgcagatagcagtcagctgaagtggcctgcagtactgcaccctaactactgcgccacctcggctcaaatgcCCCCGTCTTTGTGAAAACACCCCATTTTCTgccccttttttcacaaaaacgggaatattttgccttccctcagccctgctgaagcctccagagttcTCCTGGGAGCAGGGGAGGAACAAAaacgggtttttttttcttacttacctcttcaaaatcttggtgcgtcttatacaccggtgcatcttatagtccgaaaaatacaatacctTGTAGGTTCACTTCTGAAGAGTCCCgatagaaaaaaagggaagaggtgGTACTTACTGTAGCCCATCAGCTCTCCCCCGGGGGCTTCCGCCACAATGAAATACTCTGGCCAGTGAGCCAAGTACTGCAAGTAGAACGGAATTCCATACTAGGGAGGGTTTTTAAGGAAAATTCATCTCCGCCCGTCTGCCTTGAAGAACTAAACAATGCCTCACCaaataaaaggggggggaaa from Thamnophis elegans isolate rThaEle1 chromosome 8, rThaEle1.pri, whole genome shotgun sequence includes these protein-coding regions:
- the NAA20 gene encoding N-alpha-acetyltransferase 20 — encoded protein: MTSLRAFTCNDLFRFNNINLDPLTETYGIPFYLQYLAHWPEYFIVAEAPGGELMGYIMGKAEGSVAREEWHGHVTALSVAPEFRRLGLAAKLMELLEEISERKGGFFVDLFVRVSNQVAVNMYKQLGYSVYRTVLEYYSASSGEPDEDAYDMRKALSRDKEKKSIIPLPHPVRPEDIE